A genomic segment from Treponema sp. Marseille-Q3903 encodes:
- a CDS encoding FAD-binding protein, protein MYGNYLDDDAKIVAQKRDENLKFEHARLTADEKDELLLKFHPDRIKSQFEELKIGPNKGQKAPLELTAMLEAKPRIEPEKIDLNHVDYETDVLVIGGGGAGTSASIMAAEAGAKVLLVTKLRVGDANTMMAEGGIQAADKPNDSPAQHYLDAFGGGHFDGKPELVSTLVNKAPGVIKWLNDLGVEFDKTADGTMITTHGGGTSRKRMHACKDYSGAEIMRTLRDETFNRSDSITVVDFTSAIELIKNDKGEVCGAVLMNMETNEILIAKAKVVIIATGGAGRMHYQGFPTSNHYGATADGLVIAYRAGAKLLYQDSLQYHPTGAAYPTQILGKLVTEKVRSLGAKLINKNGEVYIHPLETRDVNASGIIREVKEGRGVKNDVQDAVWLDTPMIEMIHGEGTILKSIPAMYNMFIKYGIDIRKEPILVYPTLHYQNGGVEIDKTCHTNIANLLVAGEASGGVHGTNRLMGNSLLDVVLFGREAGIEAGKMFKNIKISETGKMNLDHVKAFEKERNAAGIKSEEISPKLLPRYTHGNPEFEKAIPGATK, encoded by the coding sequence ATGTACGGAAATTATCTTGATGATGATGCAAAAATTGTTGCACAAAAACGTGATGAAAACCTTAAATTTGAACATGCTCGTCTTACCGCAGATGAAAAAGACGAGTTGCTCTTAAAATTCCACCCTGACAGAATCAAGAGCCAGTTTGAAGAATTAAAGATCGGTCCTAATAAAGGACAAAAAGCTCCTCTTGAGCTTACAGCAATGCTCGAAGCAAAACCTCGCATTGAACCTGAAAAAATAGACTTAAATCATGTTGATTATGAAACTGATGTTCTTGTAATCGGTGGCGGTGGAGCCGGTACTTCTGCCAGCATCATGGCAGCTGAAGCAGGTGCTAAAGTATTGCTTGTTACAAAACTTCGCGTCGGCGATGCAAACACAATGATGGCTGAAGGTGGAATTCAGGCAGCAGACAAGCCAAATGATTCTCCGGCTCAGCACTATCTCGATGCTTTTGGAGGCGGACATTTTGATGGAAAACCTGAGCTTGTCTCTACTCTTGTAAACAAAGCTCCCGGAGTAATTAAATGGCTCAACGACCTTGGTGTAGAATTTGACAAAACTGCAGATGGAACAATGATCACTACACACGGTGGTGGAACAAGCAGAAAGAGAATGCACGCTTGTAAAGATTATTCTGGTGCAGAGATAATGCGTACGCTTCGTGATGAAACATTTAACCGCAGTGATTCTATAACTGTTGTCGATTTTACGTCAGCAATCGAACTTATCAAAAATGACAAAGGTGAAGTTTGCGGTGCGGTTTTAATGAACATGGAAACAAATGAAATTCTCATCGCAAAAGCAAAAGTTGTCATCATTGCAACAGGTGGGGCCGGACGCATGCACTATCAGGGTTTTCCAACTTCCAACCATTACGGTGCAACTGCAGACGGTCTTGTAATAGCTTATCGTGCTGGAGCAAAACTTCTTTATCAAGATTCTTTGCAATATCACCCAACAGGAGCTGCTTACCCAACACAGATTCTCGGCAAACTTGTAACAGAAAAAGTTCGTTCGCTCGGTGCAAAACTCATCAACAAAAACGGTGAAGTTTATATCCATCCGCTGGAAACTCGCGACGTAAATGCTTCAGGTATCATCCGTGAAGTGAAAGAAGGTCGCGGAGTTAAAAACGATGTTCAAGATGCTGTTTGGCTCGACACTCCAATGATTGAAATGATTCATGGAGAAGGAACTATATTAAAATCAATCCCTGCAATGTACAACATGTTCATCAAATACGGCATAGATATCCGTAAGGAGCCAATCCTAGTTTATCCAACACTCCATTATCAAAACGGCGGTGTTGAAATCGATAAAACTTGTCACACAAACATCGCAAATCTTCTTGTTGCGGGAGAAGCTTCAGGAGGTGTTCACGGAACAAACCGTCTGATGGGCAACTCTCTGCTTGATGTTGTTTTGTTCGGTCGTGAAGCCGGAATTGAAGCTGGAAAGATGTTTAAGAATATCAAAATTTCTGAAACAGGAAAAATGAATCTCGACCATGTAAAGGCATTTGAAAAGGAACGAAATGCGGCTGGCATTAAGTCTGAAGAAATTTCTCCAAAACTTTTGCCACGTTATACGCACGGGAACCCTGAATTTGAAAAGGCAATTCCTGGTGCGACAAAGTAA
- a CDS encoding YidE/YbjL duplication, protein MAAYFAGVIASTLSFIFVIFAIGTIGYLIGAIKIKGIELGTAGVLLFALIWGVIINFIPSFKIDDKEIILWSSKIKGNFSIVSSIGTALFVTAVGLIAGPKFFRSFNKNTLSYIVIGFVVILLGGLTAILFILLDKNMSSSMAVGLLTGGLTSTPGFSSGKEVVTAIEEDVTAGYGIAYTFGVLGVVLFVQIMPKILKVNMEEEVAHFQAANQIQIPQPKGRLVAVDPFGFFAFFLAVSLGCLIGSIKIPGINFSLGNSGGCLIGGLIVGHFAHLGNIDCRRKKETLNFMRELGLVLFLIGAGVPGGVNFITKFRWTYFIYGAVMTTVPMVVGYIIARYVFKLSILNNLGSITGGMTSTPALGTLIATAGTDEVSAAYAATYPFALVSVVLVAKIIIMVF, encoded by the coding sequence ATGGCTGCTTATTTTGCTGGGGTTATAGCTTCGACCCTGTCATTTATTTTCGTTATTTTTGCCATTGGAACAATTGGGTATCTTATCGGTGCAATCAAGATTAAAGGTATTGAACTTGGAACTGCAGGGGTATTGCTTTTTGCACTGATTTGGGGAGTCATTATCAATTTTATCCCATCGTTTAAAATCGATGATAAAGAGATCATATTGTGGTCTTCAAAGATAAAAGGAAACTTCAGCATTGTTTCTAGTATCGGAACGGCATTGTTTGTAACTGCTGTAGGTCTGATTGCAGGTCCTAAATTTTTCCGTTCATTCAATAAAAATACACTTTCATACATTGTGATAGGTTTTGTTGTAATTTTGCTCGGAGGTTTAACAGCTATTCTTTTTATATTGTTAGACAAAAATATGTCTTCATCTATGGCTGTCGGACTTTTGACAGGTGGGCTTACATCAACTCCAGGTTTTAGCTCCGGTAAGGAAGTTGTCACTGCTATTGAAGAAGATGTGACTGCAGGCTACGGCATCGCATATACATTTGGTGTTCTTGGTGTTGTTCTTTTTGTACAGATTATGCCAAAAATCCTAAAAGTCAACATGGAAGAAGAAGTCGCTCATTTTCAGGCAGCAAATCAGATTCAGATTCCGCAACCAAAAGGAAGGCTTGTCGCAGTCGACCCATTCGGATTTTTTGCATTTTTTCTTGCAGTTTCACTTGGCTGTCTTATCGGTTCAATAAAAATTCCCGGAATTAACTTTTCTCTCGGTAATTCCGGCGGTTGTTTGATTGGCGGTCTTATAGTTGGGCACTTCGCTCATCTTGGGAACATTGACTGCCGCCGCAAAAAAGAGACATTGAACTTTATGCGCGAATTGGGACTTGTTTTGTTTCTCATCGGAGCTGGAGTCCCAGGAGGCGTAAACTTCATCACTAAATTCCGATGGACATACTTTATCTATGGGGCTGTAATGACGACTGTTCCAATGGTCGTAGGCTATATAATTGCGCGTTATGTGTTCAAGCTGTCAATATTGAACAATCTAGGTTCAATCACAGGTGGAATGACTTCTACTCCTGCTCTGGGAACTTTGATAGCTACTGCCGGTACAGATGAAGTCTCTGCCGCATATGCTGCAACTTACCCTTTCGCTCTTGTATCAGTTGTACTTGTCGCAAAGATAATCATTATGGTGTTCTAA
- a CDS encoding CHASE2 domain-containing protein yields MKNKIKKNKNVLVSFLIKLFVLILFFLMCFFNFFQKLDYRFYDSMLKKRKAPEIDDRIVLMEIDDQSIVALGEWPWTRDVIGDVLLRMKEFNADSAIFDIEYISPSKDGINPTAKEKIYNSIENTEDTVNKLIGQYSQASTSGVYSKSELRAQKDEIINGYITPTFKNLNDYISNNIARDYDEYFAQALQFFGKAYLTVNHTDLMYQISQEDIDYVKKRMLLTSVTDKKNLIKYGNQSTASEAEEAPGFSPALHKLMTRAFSSNFTNSVVDADGTRRRMELLFDFQDHYLCQLAFGPFLKIVESTDILRERDRIVIRNAKNPISGRIEDIKIPLDEKGRMLINYGHGSWNDNFKHVPVINMINFDTIEKNIINSLEYIYSLNISEADGSPTVFTDEAEKLLILYDQITKAKEEMLSKCTGYDENNVPFDGIKSEEYSNYFSMRDEFYKNLTEYIDADYFPTVQAKLAELLDYIGEDEANDLIDNMQSTFQYLKEDNDFYHSQYNEYKKILNGSYCILGNTATSTTDTGATPFIKKYMNVGIHANILNTLLNQDFIVNIRWGIGFALAALLAFLMLFFTGLSNAKQNAIAFIAYFIFCVLVCSSFIFSKFYIRFIGTMIYLAVDLATGMSLRFYISTKEKKFITQIASSFANKDTVEQLRKNPELFNTTGQKRIITALFTDIQKFSTFSEAITKIYQENGANHLIQHLNDYLGSMSNEILRNSGNIDKYEGDAIISMFGAPDPGNLHTPEEWAYYSLDSAIRMKHIEKEFNETHPELFRTYTPDEFPHLEEPVVLNPFKTRIGINTGEAFVGLMGSKTETFSKLNYTMIGDTVNLAARLEGVNKAYSSWILCSGDTWNMADSGEHKGTIAVRKLDQVRVVGRSTPVQLYNIVDFNDRISNEKREQIDIFHAALEKYLDRDFKNAGKLFIQADSIEGGDPTSLIFAERCKNFIENGVPEDWDGVINMTSK; encoded by the coding sequence ATGAAAAATAAAATAAAAAAAAATAAAAATGTTTTAGTAAGTTTTTTAATTAAATTATTTGTCCTAATTCTTTTCTTCTTAATGTGTTTTTTTAATTTCTTTCAAAAGCTTGACTATCGTTTTTACGATTCTATGTTGAAAAAGAGGAAAGCTCCTGAAATTGATGACAGAATCGTTTTGATGGAAATAGATGATCAGTCGATTGTTGCATTAGGAGAGTGGCCATGGACGCGTGATGTTATCGGTGATGTTCTTTTGAGAATGAAAGAATTTAATGCCGATTCAGCGATTTTCGATATTGAATATATTTCTCCTTCAAAAGATGGAATCAACCCGACTGCTAAAGAAAAAATTTATAACAGCATAGAAAATACAGAAGATACTGTCAATAAATTGATAGGACAGTATTCTCAGGCTTCGACATCAGGGGTGTATTCAAAATCTGAATTGCGCGCTCAAAAAGATGAAATAATAAACGGATATATAACTCCCACTTTCAAAAATTTAAATGATTATATTTCAAACAATATTGCACGTGATTATGATGAATATTTTGCACAAGCTCTTCAATTTTTTGGCAAAGCGTATCTGACTGTAAATCACACTGATTTAATGTATCAGATTTCACAGGAAGACATTGACTACGTAAAAAAACGTATGCTTTTAACTTCCGTAACAGACAAGAAAAATCTGATTAAATATGGGAATCAGAGCACAGCAAGCGAGGCTGAAGAGGCACCGGGATTTTCTCCGGCTCTCCACAAACTGATGACAAGAGCATTCAGCTCAAATTTTACAAACTCTGTAGTAGATGCCGACGGAACTCGCCGAAGAATGGAACTTTTGTTTGATTTTCAAGACCACTACCTCTGCCAACTTGCATTCGGACCTTTTTTAAAGATCGTTGAATCAACTGATATTTTAAGGGAAAGAGATCGCATCGTTATCAGAAATGCAAAAAATCCTATATCAGGGCGAATCGAAGATATCAAAATTCCACTCGATGAAAAAGGACGCATGCTTATCAATTACGGACATGGTTCATGGAACGATAATTTTAAGCATGTTCCGGTGATAAACATGATTAATTTCGACACTATCGAAAAAAACATCATCAATTCACTTGAATATATATATTCGTTAAACATAAGCGAAGCAGACGGTTCTCCAACTGTTTTTACAGACGAAGCGGAAAAACTTTTAATTCTTTACGATCAGATTACAAAAGCAAAAGAGGAAATGCTTTCAAAATGTACAGGATATGATGAAAACAACGTTCCATTTGATGGAATAAAATCCGAAGAATATAGCAATTATTTCAGCATGCGCGATGAGTTTTACAAAAATCTCACAGAATATATCGACGCTGATTATTTTCCGACTGTTCAGGCAAAACTTGCGGAACTTTTAGATTATATCGGCGAAGATGAAGCAAATGATTTAATAGACAATATGCAATCTACCTTTCAGTATCTAAAAGAAGATAATGATTTTTATCATTCTCAATATAACGAATATAAGAAAATCCTAAACGGTTCGTATTGCATATTGGGAAACACAGCGACATCTACAACCGATACAGGAGCGACGCCGTTTATTAAAAAGTATATGAATGTCGGTATTCACGCAAACATATTGAATACGTTGCTGAATCAGGATTTTATTGTAAATATACGATGGGGAATAGGATTTGCACTCGCTGCTTTGCTGGCATTTCTTATGCTGTTTTTTACAGGATTATCAAATGCAAAACAAAATGCTATTGCATTTATCGCATATTTTATTTTCTGTGTTTTAGTCTGTTCATCTTTCATATTCTCAAAATTCTATATCCGTTTTATCGGAACAATGATATATCTTGCTGTAGACCTTGCAACCGGTATGAGTTTGCGCTTTTATATAAGCACAAAAGAAAAGAAATTCATCACACAGATTGCATCTTCATTTGCAAACAAAGATACTGTAGAACAGCTGCGCAAAAACCCTGAGCTGTTCAACACGACAGGTCAAAAACGAATAATCACAGCTTTGTTTACTGATATACAAAAGTTTTCAACATTCAGCGAAGCAATTACAAAGATATATCAGGAAAACGGCGCTAACCATTTGATTCAACATCTAAACGATTATCTTGGCTCTATGTCTAACGAGATTCTTCGTAACAGCGGAAATATCGATAAATATGAAGGCGACGCAATAATTTCAATGTTCGGAGCTCCAGATCCGGGAAATCTCCACACTCCAGAAGAATGGGCATATTATTCACTCGATTCTGCGATCAGGATGAAGCACATTGAAAAGGAATTCAATGAGACACACCCTGAATTGTTCAGGACATATACGCCTGATGAATTTCCTCATCTGGAAGAACCTGTAGTTTTAAATCCGTTCAAAACTCGAATCGGCATAAACACAGGTGAAGCGTTTGTCGGACTGATGGGAAGTAAAACAGAAACATTCTCTAAATTAAACTACACGATGATTGGAGATACTGTAAACCTTGCTGCAAGGCTCGAGGGTGTGAACAAAGCATACTCATCATGGATTTTATGTTCTGGAGACACGTGGAATATGGCTGACAGTGGAGAACACAAAGGCACGATAGCTGTTCGGAAACTAGATCAAGTTCGCGTAGTTGGGCGTTCAACTCCTGTTCAGTTATACAACATTGTAGACTTCAACGATAGAATATCTAATGAAAAGCGTGAGCAAATTGATATTTTCCATGCGGCGCTTGAAAAATATCTTGACCGCGATTTTAAAAATGCCGGAAAACTTTTTATTCAAGCAGACTCAATAGAAGGCGGAGACCCAACTTCACTTATATTTGCAGAAAGATGTAAAAATTTTATTGAAAACGGAGTGCCTGAAGATTGGGATGGAGTTATCAATATGACATCTAAATAA
- the rnc gene encoding ribonuclease III — protein sequence MKKDMISAERKSKLLKFCKSVGIKFKNIELLEQAFHHRSLTNEIKSAKNNERLEFLGDSVLGMVTASYLYKSLENPEGDLAKIKSQVVSEKTLAPIALSLHINSLLLMGHGEQMSGGQTKPAILADCMEAIIGAYYLDQGYKAAEKYVLSFIIPEVEKTVSNGLKDFKTQLQERFQKYSKQTPRYQLISKTGPDHDQTFEVSVQLGDKTFGPAKGKTKKEAEQLAAQIALQKYDFTSI from the coding sequence TTGAAAAAAGATATGATATCTGCCGAACGAAAATCAAAACTCCTCAAATTCTGCAAATCAGTAGGTATTAAGTTTAAAAATATTGAACTTCTTGAACAAGCTTTTCATCATCGCTCCCTTACAAACGAAATAAAATCTGCAAAAAACAACGAACGGCTCGAATTTTTAGGAGATTCCGTCTTAGGAATGGTGACTGCATCGTATCTTTATAAATCGCTTGAAAATCCGGAAGGCGACCTTGCAAAAATAAAATCTCAAGTTGTATCAGAAAAAACTCTAGCTCCAATTGCTCTGAGCTTGCATATAAACAGTCTTTTGCTGATGGGTCACGGGGAACAGATGAGTGGAGGGCAGACGAAGCCTGCGATTCTTGCAGACTGCATGGAAGCGATAATCGGCGCATATTATCTTGACCAAGGCTATAAAGCTGCGGAAAAATATGTGCTTTCGTTTATAATTCCGGAAGTTGAAAAAACTGTCTCTAATGGGCTAAAAGATTTTAAAACCCAGCTTCAGGAAAGATTTCAAAAATATTCAAAGCAGACACCTCGCTATCAATTGATTTCAAAAACAGGTCCCGACCATGACCAGACTTTCGAAGTTTCGGTTCAACTCGGAGATAAAACTTTTGGTCCCGCAAAAGGAAAGACAAAGAAAGAAGCGGAACAGCTTGCCGCTCAAATCGCACTACAAAAATATGATTTTACTTCTATATAG
- the acpP gene encoding acyl carrier protein — MDELFEKIQKLIADKLEIDEGKITLDSSFRNDLGADSLDTYELVYAIEEELGVSIPDEKANEFETVRDAYDFIKAEQSK; from the coding sequence ATGGACGAATTGTTTGAAAAAATCCAGAAGCTTATTGCTGACAAATTGGAAATTGATGAAGGAAAAATTACACTTGATTCTTCTTTCAGAAATGATCTCGGAGCTGATAGTCTCGATACATACGAATTGGTATATGCTATCGAAGAAGAATTGGGAGTAAGCATTCCTGATGAAAAAGCTAATGAATTTGAAACAGTTCGTGATGCTTATGACTTTATCAAAGCTGAACAGAGCAAATAA